In the Cylindrospermopsis raciborskii Cr2010 genome, CAAACTGCGTTTTTACACCCAGGAAGAGGTACAGGAAATTTTAAACCTGGCGATCGCACGTCAGAGTAAAGATCTTAGTCAAGAGTTTTCCTATCAGCAGATTTTAGAGATTGCTAAGGAGCTACAAATTGAACCGGAAGCTGTTTTACACGCCAAAACTGAATGGTTGGCTCTACAAAGCGAAACACAGCAGCGAAAGGCTTTTAATACTTATCGTCAAAATAAATTGAAGAAACGTATAGGAAACTATATAATTATTAACACTTTTTTCGTGCTGACAAATTTAATTGGCAGTGCTGGTCTAACCTGGTCTCTATATATTTTGATGTTTTCGGGATTAGTTATCCTAGTTGAGGTTTGGAAGACCTTTCGTAATCAAGGTGAAGAATATGAAGCTGCTTTTCAAAAATGGAATCGTCAGCACCAAATCAAACAAACTGTAAATACGGTGATCAGTACAGTGATTAATA is a window encoding:
- a CDS encoding 2TM domain-containing protein, giving the protein MTSESNKLRFYTQEEVQEILNLAIARQSKDLSQEFSYQQILEIAKELQIEPEAVLHAKTEWLALQSETQQRKAFNTYRQNKLKKRIGNYIIINTFFVLTNLIGSAGLTWSLYILMFSGLVILVEVWKTFRNQGEEYEAAFQKWNRQHQIKQTVNTVISTVINKWFK